CAGCATCTGTAAACATAGACCTAAACTTGTAGATATTAAATTCCTTTCCATGTTGTCCCAACCTCTTTTGCTTGTAGATAATTGGACCTTCTGAGCTTAACTTAACGAGTATTGCACAAATAAGGTAAAGAGGACTAAAGGCTAAAATGATTATAAAAGACAAAACAATGTCTATTGTATTTTTTATTAGTAATTGCGACTGTGTTTGAAGCTTATGATTAATCTCTATAAGAGGAGTTCCAAGAATAGAATTCATTTTTACAGTACCAGAAAGAATATCGTAAACGTCAGGTATAATTTTAATAAAGATATCTATATTTTCAAGTAAGTTTAATATATTTTCAATTTTACTGTGCTCTGAAGATTCTATAGCTATGATTACATCTTCTATTTCATACTTTTCTATAATGTCTTTAATCTGATTGCAATTTCCTAGACGAGGGATGTGTTCTTCCAGCTTATAATGTTTTTTCTTTTCCAAGCTAACGAAGCCTTTAAGAATATGTCCACTTGATTTTTGCTCATTTTCTAAATCATGAAAGAGTTGAATAGCCTTTTCATTATCACCAATAATCAATGTATTAAAGCCTATTATCTTTTTATGAACTTTTCTGGCAGTGTAGCTTGTAAGTAATAATCTAAGGAATGAGGTTAATCCAAAATGGATACAAAATATGGCTAGAAAAGATGAATAATACTGCTTATAACTTACTATGAAATCATCTAGTAATACAGCAAAGAATATAATAGTTACTCCAATAATAGAAATAATAAAAATTTGTGAGAGTTCTTTAAGTCTCGATTTTCTGTAAATATTAGAATAGGAGCCACTGAGTAGGTAAAAAACGAACCACAGTAAATTGATTAAAAAGAGACCCAAAATACGATCCTCGTTCATAAAAAACGATTGACCTTCTTCTAAATAAACTGTTCTATAATATAGAAAAATTAACCATGAGGCTGAAGCGCTTATTAAGTCAAGAGCAATGTATTTGATGGTATGCAGAAGGTTATTCTTCATATACAATTCTAATATTATCTAGATACATTTCATTTTGAATTAGGCTCGTATCACGTGGCATACCAAAAAAGAGCTTGAAACTCTGAGCATTACTGTAATTGGAGATAACTTCACTTAAAGAGAGGTATGTTTTGTTCCAGTCTTCTTTTACGTTTAGGTAAATGACTGCTGATTTATTTACTTGACTAGTCATATTAGCATAAATACCAATAACAAGGGTTGAGTTGCATTTATAATCTAGCTCTAGATAAACTTGTTTGTTAGTCGGTAAAATAATATCTGCAGTAGTGCATTCGAATATTTCGTTTTGGTCTCCTGAAATAACACTTTTAATATGCTTATTTCCAAATGCTGGATTCGAATTATCATATATAGGCTCTAATGCATGATTTAAGGAGTCAGTGACAACTTCTAAAATAGTTCCAACACCTTCAAAATCTTCCACATAAGGAAATGAACTAACAGAGTAGTTTACATTTGGATTAATAGTAAC
Above is a genomic segment from Flavobacteriales bacterium containing:
- a CDS encoding sugar transferase; translated protein: MKNNLLHTIKYIALDLISASASWLIFLYYRTVYLEEGQSFFMNEDRILGLFLINLLWFVFYLLSGSYSNIYRKSRLKELSQIFIISIIGVTIIFFAVLLDDFIVSYKQYYSSFLAIFCIHFGLTSFLRLLLTSYTARKVHKKIIGFNTLIIGDNEKAIQLFHDLENEQKSSGHILKGFVSLEKKKHYKLEEHIPRLGNCNQIKDIIEKYEIEDVIIAIESSEHSKIENILNLLENIDIFIKIIPDVYDILSGTVKMNSILGTPLIEINHKLQTQSQLLIKNTIDIVLSFIIILAFSPLYLICAILVKLSSEGPIIYKQKRLGQHGKEFNIYKFRSMFTDAEKNGPQLSSKTDSRVTAWGRIMRKIRLDETPQFFNVLFGDMSFVGPRPERDFFAKQILERAPHYKHIYKVKPGITSWGMVKYGYAENVDEMLERLKYDILYIENMSLLIDLKIMIHTILIILEGRGK